Proteins encoded within one genomic window of Fragaria vesca subsp. vesca linkage group LG1, FraVesHawaii_1.0, whole genome shotgun sequence:
- the LOC101299028 gene encoding uncharacterized protein LOC101299028 → MDWFAWLSKTSLEPSLVYEYGIIFSRNQLQMEDVAFFNHEFLLSMGVSVAKHRLEILKLAKKENQGLHPRAISRLGLALLKTKKCFSKYFTRMSSHETDMSSSSPKYVADQPEKYQEHWRGSLLRKPEVRTRSIALSGPLDMRTHEKLMMVPNPKSLKLSGPLDSKLNERLMYTANKSPRLTSTVSDKLMVAANRSPKAAGPLDGRSYDRLMVSTNRSPKLSGPLDGRVAPYEKENVDFDDHSLWTAMFQDMKPT, encoded by the coding sequence ATGGACTGGTTCGCATGGCTCTCGAAAACCAGCCTTGAACCGAGCCTTGTCTACGAGTACGGCATCATCTTCTCCCGCAACCAGCTTCAAATGGAGGACGTTGCTTTCTTCAACCATGAGTTCCTGCTGAGCATGGGAGTCTCTGTGGCCAAGCACAGGCTGGAGATACTCAAGCTAGCCAAGAAGGAAAACCAGGGTCTTCACCCTAGAGCAATTTCAAGGCTCGGTTTAGCGCTCCTCAAAACCAAGAAATGTTTCAGCAAGTACTTTACAAGAATGTCTTCCCATGAAACCGACATGTCGTCGTCGTCTCCCAAGTATGTGGCTGATCAGCCGGAGAAGTATCAGGAGCATTGGAGGGGAAGTCTGCTGAGGAAACCGGAGGTCAGAACTCGGAGCATTGCGCTGTCGGGGCCGCTGGATATGAGGACTCATGAGAAGTTGATGATGGTTCCTAACCCTAAGAGCTTGAAGCTGTCAGGACCGCTGGACTCAAAGCTCAACGAGAGGCTCATGTACACAGCAAATAAGAGCCCCAGGCTCACTTCTACGGTGAGTGACAAGTTAATGGTTGCAGCAAATAGGAGCCCAAAGGCAGCTGGACCGTTGGATGGAAGATCGTACGATAGGCTGATGGTGTCGACGAATAGGAGCCCCAAGCTGTCTGGACCTCTTGATGGAAGAGTCGCACCGTATGAGAAGGAAAACGTCGATTTTGATGATCATTCACTATGGACGGCAATGTTTCAGGATATGAAACCCACTTGA
- the LOC101308127 gene encoding calcium uptake protein 1, mitochondrial-like encodes MFSWASSRRSSGVVLGVQRLSSRTLFSKSQPSSSPSSSSSSSGCNKEYNHKGRSSGSSSKGSTFDLIQRSLSSAALILGSSIGYSYWSSSSSDRNPSVCFADAKEEAAWQIEDAEQVKSLFSNTFRRKKFFTYEKKLRERSTHEKIFNYFASVKTSSGECFMTPGDLMRAVVPVFPPYDSNRVREGSLQGENDPGELQCAPSKFFMLFDTDGDGLISFQEYIFFVTLLSIPETSFTVAFKMFDLDDSGDIDKEEFNRVMELMRSHNNKTKDGHRVRVGVEEGGILEYFFGKDGKKGLKHERFVQFFRDLHEEMLRLEFAHYDYKAEGAITAKDFALSLVASADLSDLYKLLDRVDDINNAPRLNNIQITYKEFKDFAELRKNLQSFSLAIFSYGEVNGVLTKSDLQRAASKVCGINVTDNVIDIIFHVFDANGDGDLSASEFVKVLQNRGGEPVESGLRGLLTCFLNCATKSCS; translated from the exons ATGTTTTCTTGGGCATCTTCAAGAAGATCCTCAGGGGTTGTTTTGGGTGTTCAACGACTCAGCTCTCGCACATTGTTCAGTAAATCCCAACCCTCATCATCCCCATCTTCGTCTTCTTCATCATCTGGCTGCAACAAAGAGTACAATCACAAGGGTAGATCATCAGGCTCCTCTAGCAAGGGTAGTACATTTGATTTGATTCAGAGGTCACTTTCTTCAGCTGCTCTGATTCTGGGGTCAAGCATAGGCTATTCTTATTGGTCTTCTTCTTCCTCGGATCGAAATCCATCTGTTTGTTTTGCTGATGCCAAAGAGGAGGCAGCATGGCAAATCGAGGATGCAGAACAAGTCAAGTCCCTATTTTCAA ATACATTTAGGAGAAAGAAGTTCTTTACGTATGAAAAAAAGTTGAGAGAGAGAAGTACCCATGAAAAG ATCTTCAATTACTTTGCATCAGTTAAAACCTCAAGTGGAGAATGCTTCATGACTCCTGGGGACTTGATGCGAGCTGTTGTCCCTGTGTTTCCTCCCTATGATTCAAATCGTGTTCGAGAAGGCTCTCTACAAGGGGAGAATGATCCTGGCGAATTGCAGTGTGCTCCTTCTAAGTTCTTCATGCTTTTCGACACTGATGGTGATGGCCTCATTTCATTTCAAGA GTACATATTTTTCGTCACTCTCCTCAGCATTCCTGAAACGAGTTTTACTGTGGCATTCAAAATGTTCGACCTTGACGACAGTGG AGACATTGATAAGGAAGAGTTTAACAGAGTTATGGAATTGATGCGAAGTCACAACAATAAAACCAAGGACGGCCACAGGGTTAGAGTCGGTGTAGAAGAGGGAGGCATACTCGAGTACTTCTTCGGCAAAGATGGCAAAAAGGGCCTTAAGCATGAAAGATTTGTTCAGTTTTTCAGGGATTTACACGAGGAA ATGTTGCGCTTGGAGTTTGCTCATTACGACTACAAAGCAGAAGGAGCCATAACAGCTAAAGATTTTGCCTTGTCCTTGGTTGCATCTGCTGATCTCAGTGACTTGTACAAGTTGCTGGATCGTGTTGACGATATTAACAACGCCCCACGTCTTAACAACATACAAATCACATACAAGGAATTTAAAGACTTTGCAGAGCTACGCAAGAATCTGCAGTCTTTCTCTTTGGCCATTTTCAGCTACGGCGAGGTTAATGGGGTTTTGACAAAATCAGATCTCCAGAGAGCAGCTTCCAAG GTATGTGGCATCAATGTTACAGACAATGTGATTGACATAATCTTCCATGTATTTGATGCAAACGGTGATGGTGATCTAAGTGCGAGTGAGTTTGTCAAAGTTTTACAGAACCGTGGAGGTGAACCTGTAGAGTCGGGCCTCAGGGGACTCCTAACCTGCTTCTTAAACTGTGCAACTAAAAGCTGCTCCTAA
- the LOC101308417 gene encoding uncharacterized protein LOC101308417, with translation MSEHSFSILLSILSPFLTAAIPSIPPNYALAAAVYRLAHGAGYKAVGRRFGMDSPAACRAFYAVCKSVNDKLGNLFEFRSDMARIVAAFGWISLPNCCGVLGFGRFGIDSAMLGPNAALLVQALVDSEGRFLDVSAGWPSTMKPEAIFRQSKLYLGVEETRELLNGPAHELSDGNALPQYILGESCFPLLRWLLTPYVRSNVEDESFGVSEKAFNSAHSRAMGLVGTAFARVRARWQLLSREWKEECREFLPFVVVTGCLLNNFLMKCSEPQPDVNEECLEELPVFEGEMDASGERIRDALATHLSRVSLRR, from the coding sequence ATGTCCGAGCACTCCTTCTCGATCCTTCTCTCCATCCTCTCCCCGTTCCTGACCGCCGCAATCCCTTCAATTCCGCCGAACTACGCTCTCGCCGCCGCCGTTTACCGCCTCGCCCACGGCGCCGGCTACAAGGCCGTCGGCCGCCGCTTCGGGATGGACTCTCCGGCGGCCTGCCGGGCGTTCTACGCCGTCTGCAAGTCGGTGAATGATAAATTGGGGAACTTGTTCGAGTTCCGGTCCGATATGGCCCGGATTGTCGCCGCATTCGGGTGGATTTCGCTGCCGAATTGCTGCGGCGTGTTAGGGTTTGGCAGATTTGGTATCGATAGTGCAATGTTGGGGCCGAATGCGGCGCTGCTGGTTCAGGCATTGGTGGATTCCGAGGGGAGGTTTCTGGATGTGTCGGCTGGCTGGCCGAGCACAATGAAACCGGAAGCGATTTTCCGGCAGAGTAAGCTGTATTTGGGTGTGGAGGAGACCAGGGAGTTGCTGAATGGTCCTGCTCATGAGCTCAGTGATGGCAATGCGCTTCCTCAGTACATATTGGGGGAGTCTTGCTTTCCTCTGTTGCGTTGGCTTTTGACACCTTATGTGAGATCAAATGTGGAAGATGAGAGTTTTGGTGTGTCGGAGAAGGCGTTTAACTCGGCGCATAGTCGTGCAATGGGGCTGGTTGGGACGGCATTTGCGAGGGTAAGGGCTAGGTGGCAGCTGCTGAGTAGGGAGTGGAAGGAGGAGTGTAGGGAGTTTTTGCCGTTTGTGGTGGTTACTGGTTGTCTGCTGAATAATTTTCTGATGAAGTGTAGTGAGCCGCAGCCGGATGTCAATGAGGAGTGCTTGGAGGAGCTTCCGGTGTTTGAAGGAGAAATGGATGCGAGTGGCGAGAGGATTAGGGATGCGCTTGCCACGCACTTGAGCCGGGTAAGTCTTAGAAGATGA